Proteins co-encoded in one uncultured Bacteroides sp. genomic window:
- a CDS encoding formate--tetrahydrofolate ligase, protein MKTDIEIARSVELTKIKQIACGVGIPVDEIENYGRYIAKVPVHLINEEKVKQSNLILVTAITPTKAGIGKTTVSIGLALGLNKIGKKAIVALREPSLGPCFGMKGGAAGGGYAQVLPMENINLHFTGDFHAITSAHNMITALLDNYLYHNQASGFGLKEILWKRVLDINDRTLRNIVTGIGGKANGITREAGFDITPASEIMAILCLARDQKDLRRRIENILLGFTYDDKPFTVKDLGIAGAIAVLLKETIHPNLVQTTEGSAAFVHGGPFANIAHGCNSILATKMAMSFGDYVVTEAGFGADLGAEKFFNIKCRKSGLQPKLTVIVATAQGLKMHGGVSLDKIKEPNLDGLSEGLKNLDKHINNIRSFHQNVVVAFNKYNTDSEEEIAMVREYCEWAGVGFAVNDAFAQGGKGAVELAELVVKTIQEKPSLPLTLTYKDEDSVPEKIEKVAKTIYGAKMVTFSSQANKMLKLIKEMGISDFPICIAKTPYSFSADEKAYGVATDFELHIRDIVINNGAEMIVAIAGDIMRMPGLPKDPQATRIDIVNGFIDGLS, encoded by the coding sequence ATGAAGACAGATATTGAAATAGCTAGAAGCGTTGAGCTAACGAAGATAAAACAGATAGCATGCGGAGTCGGCATTCCGGTTGATGAAATAGAAAATTATGGTCGTTATATTGCTAAAGTGCCGGTACATTTAATAAATGAGGAGAAAGTTAAGCAGAGCAACCTCATTCTTGTAACAGCAATCACACCTACAAAAGCCGGAATTGGAAAAACAACAGTTTCAATAGGCCTTGCATTAGGGCTAAACAAAATAGGGAAAAAAGCGATTGTTGCTTTGCGTGAACCATCTCTTGGTCCGTGTTTTGGTATGAAAGGTGGAGCTGCAGGTGGAGGATATGCGCAGGTTCTTCCAATGGAGAATATCAATCTTCATTTTACGGGAGATTTTCATGCAATCACTTCCGCGCATAATATGATCACTGCCTTACTCGATAATTATCTTTATCACAATCAGGCTTCAGGTTTCGGATTAAAAGAGATTCTGTGGAAACGCGTTCTTGATATAAACGATCGTACACTCCGGAATATAGTTACAGGAATTGGAGGGAAGGCAAACGGTATAACTCGTGAAGCCGGATTTGATATAACTCCTGCATCAGAAATAATGGCTATCCTTTGTCTGGCAAGAGATCAGAAAGATCTTCGTCGCCGAATTGAAAACATTCTTCTTGGATTCACTTACGATGACAAACCATTTACAGTAAAAGACCTTGGTATAGCCGGTGCTATTGCTGTACTTCTGAAAGAGACTATTCATCCTAATCTGGTACAAACCACGGAAGGTTCTGCGGCTTTTGTTCATGGCGGACCTTTTGCTAATATTGCTCATGGATGTAACTCTATACTTGCAACAAAGATGGCTATGTCGTTTGGCGATTATGTAGTTACGGAAGCCGGCTTTGGTGCCGACCTTGGTGCAGAAAAGTTCTTCAATATCAAATGTCGCAAGTCGGGATTGCAACCTAAGCTGACTGTGATCGTAGCAACAGCTCAAGGATTGAAAATGCATGGTGGGGTAAGTCTGGATAAGATAAAGGAACCTAATCTGGATGGACTAAGTGAAGGACTAAAGAATCTGGATAAGCACATAAATAATATTCGTTCTTTTCACCAGAATGTAGTGGTTGCTTTTAATAAGTATAATACAGATTCGGAAGAAGAAATAGCAATGGTTCGTGAATATTGTGAATGGGCCGGAGTTGGTTTTGCTGTGAACGATGCTTTTGCACAAGGAGGCAAAGGGGCAGTGGAGCTGGCAGAACTGGTAGTGAAGACCATTCAGGAAAAGCCATCTTTACCGCTTACCCTGACTTATAAAGATGAAGACTCAGTTCCTGAAAAGATTGAGAAAGTAGCCAAGACTATTTATGGAGCCAAAATGGTAACTTTCAGTAGTCAGGCTAATAAGATGCTTAAACTTATCAAGGAAATGGGTATTTCAGACTTCCCAATATGCATTGCCAAAACACCGTATTCATTCTCAGCCGACGAAAAGGCTTATGGGGTAGCAACTGACTTTGAACTGCATATCAGGGATATTGTTATTAATAATGGTGCTGAAATGATTGTTGCTATTGCCGGAGATATTATGCGTATGCCCGGTTTGCCAAAAGATCCTCAGGCTACACGAATTGATATTGTTAATGGCTTTATTGATGGATTGAGCTAA
- the fucO gene encoding lactaldehyde reductase, whose translation MNRIILNETSYFGAGCRSVIAVEASRRGFKKAFFVTDKDLIKFGVAAEIIKVLDDAKIPYELYSDVKANPTIANVQNGVAAFKNSGADFIIALGGGSSIDTAKGIGIVVNNPEFADIKSLEGVADTKNKAVPTFALPTTAGTAAEVTINYVIIDEDAKKKMVCVDPNDIPAVAIVDPELMYSMPKGLTAATGMDALTHAIESYITPGAWAMSDMFEMKAIEMIAQNLKAAVDNGKDPVAREAMSQAQYFAGMGFSNVGLGIVHSMAHPLGAFYDTPHGVANALLLPYVMEYNAESPAAPKYKDIAKAMGVNVEGMTCEEGVKAAIDAVKALSISINIPQKLNEIGVKEEDIPALAVAAFNDVCTGGNPRTTSVEDIEKLYRKAF comes from the coding sequence ATGAATAGAATTATTTTAAACGAGACTTCTTATTTTGGAGCTGGTTGCCGAAGTGTTATTGCTGTAGAAGCATCCCGTCGTGGTTTTAAAAAAGCATTCTTTGTAACTGATAAAGATCTTATTAAATTTGGTGTTGCTGCAGAAATTATCAAAGTTCTTGATGATGCAAAGATTCCTTATGAATTATATAGTGACGTAAAAGCAAACCCTACAATTGCAAACGTGCAGAATGGTGTTGCTGCATTCAAGAATTCAGGTGCCGACTTTATCATTGCCCTGGGTGGTGGTTCTTCTATCGATACTGCTAAAGGTATTGGTATTGTAGTAAACAACCCTGAATTTGCTGATATTAAATCATTGGAAGGCGTGGCTGATACAAAAAATAAGGCTGTTCCTACTTTTGCATTGCCTACTACTGCTGGTACTGCTGCTGAGGTAACAATCAACTACGTTATCATTGACGAAGACGCAAAGAAGAAAATGGTTTGTGTTGACCCTAATGATATTCCTGCGGTTGCCATTGTTGACCCTGAATTAATGTATTCAATGCCTAAAGGCCTTACTGCTGCTACAGGTATGGACGCTTTAACTCATGCAATTGAAAGCTACATTACTCCAGGTGCATGGGCAATGAGTGATATGTTCGAAATGAAAGCTATTGAAATGATTGCTCAAAACCTGAAAGCTGCTGTGGACAACGGAAAAGATCCTGTTGCACGCGAAGCTATGTCTCAGGCTCAGTATTTTGCTGGAATGGGATTCTCAAACGTAGGTTTGGGTATTGTTCACTCTATGGCTCATCCATTGGGAGCATTCTATGATACTCCTCACGGTGTTGCTAATGCTTTACTTTTACCTTATGTAATGGAATACAATGCAGAATCTCCTGCTGCTCCTAAATACAAAGATATTGCAAAAGCGATGGGCGTAAATGTAGAAGGTATGACTTGCGAAGAAGGTGTAAAGGCTGCAATTGATGCAGTGAAAGCATTGTCAATCAGCATCAATATCCCTCAGAAGTTGAATGAAATAGGAGTGAAGGAAGAAGATATTCCTGCTCTTGCAGTAGCTGCTTTCAATGATGTTTGCACTGGAGGTAATCCACGTACTACTTCTGTAGAAGATATTGAAAAGTTATATCGCAAGGCTTTCTAA
- a CDS encoding helix-turn-helix domain-containing protein, giving the protein MEQFRKKEIQRWDLTTLERFPEADYIENDFAIFNNVNNVPIFDYPTRIDLTVLAITLSGHARVGLNLKDYNLKKNDMIILTYDQIVQFHENSDDFTGLFFALSRSFTEEIVVALERIVPIFLYIKDHPCTELSDNEVSSIMEYHSFLWEKVRNTNNVYRREITKNIIRALIFEMYSIFEAHLPEKRFRSRKEELFESFLLSVSRNFIKERSVTFYADQLFLTPKHLSRVIKEISGRSAGEWIDEQVVLEAKARLKTSSQTIQEVSDQLGFPNQSFFGKYFKHHTGMSPSEYRKV; this is encoded by the coding sequence ATGGAACAATTTAGGAAGAAAGAAATACAGCGATGGGACCTTACAACACTTGAACGGTTTCCTGAGGCAGATTATATTGAGAATGATTTTGCAATTTTCAATAATGTTAATAATGTTCCTATTTTCGATTATCCCACTCGGATTGATCTAACTGTGCTGGCTATTACTTTGAGCGGACATGCCAGAGTGGGGCTAAATCTGAAAGATTATAATCTGAAAAAGAATGATATGATTATACTTACTTATGATCAGATAGTGCAATTTCATGAGAATAGCGATGATTTTACAGGCCTGTTTTTTGCGTTATCCCGTTCTTTTACAGAAGAAATCGTGGTAGCTCTTGAAAGAATCGTGCCTATATTTCTTTATATTAAAGACCATCCTTGTACAGAATTAAGTGATAATGAAGTCTCATCGATTATGGAATATCATTCTTTTCTATGGGAAAAAGTACGAAACACGAATAATGTTTATCGTAGGGAGATAACTAAAAATATAATTCGCGCTCTGATATTTGAGATGTATAGCATTTTTGAAGCTCATTTACCCGAAAAGAGATTCAGATCAAGAAAAGAAGAACTTTTTGAATCGTTTCTTTTGTCGGTCAGCCGCAATTTTATCAAAGAAAGAAGCGTAACTTTTTATGCAGATCAGCTTTTTCTTACCCCTAAACACCTTTCAAGGGTAATAAAAGAGATAAGCGGTCGGTCGGCAGGAGAGTGGATTGATGAGCAGGTTGTTCTGGAAGCAAAAGCCCGCCTAAAAACATCATCCCAGACTATACAGGAGGTATCCGATCAACTTGGTTTTCCCAATCAGTCCTTCTTTGGAAAGTATTTTAAGCATCATACTGGTATGTCGCCCAGTGAATATCGTAAGGTTTAA
- a CDS encoding efflux RND transporter periplasmic adaptor subunit, producing MKKREQVYVLSLLLLLVSCKGKKEEAKAEEAIPVKVETVSMSTATGEHNYVGTVEENTGSSLSFSVMGTVEKVLVSEGQSVSKGQLLAVLNKATLMNSYNVANSSLKQAQDAYKRLTQLHESGSLPEIKYVEIQTQLQQAQAEESIAKKSLHDCSLYAPFSGVIAKKSIDAGMNVVPGIESLKLVTIDKVNVKVSVPENEIARVKKGATAQVNVAALNHKSFEGKIDEKGVIANPLSHTYEVKVKLSNPRRELMPGMVCEVFISSPDQQQGGILVPNSAIQILDTGERFVWLAKNGKAERRIVGTGALTNQGVVVTSGLSSGDQVIIEGNQKVSEGMKIAIK from the coding sequence ATGAAAAAAAGAGAACAGGTATACGTATTGTCGTTGCTATTATTGCTAGTTAGTTGTAAAGGTAAAAAGGAAGAAGCTAAAGCTGAGGAAGCTATTCCGGTAAAAGTGGAAACAGTATCTATGTCTACTGCTACAGGAGAACATAACTATGTGGGAACCGTTGAAGAAAACACAGGTTCGTCTCTGAGCTTTTCTGTGATGGGAACAGTAGAAAAAGTTTTGGTATCGGAAGGACAGAGTGTTTCAAAGGGACAACTGCTTGCTGTTCTCAATAAAGCTACATTGATGAATTCATACAATGTTGCAAATTCCTCATTGAAACAAGCTCAGGATGCATACAAACGTTTGACGCAGTTGCATGAGAGTGGTAGTTTGCCGGAAATTAAGTATGTAGAGATTCAGACTCAACTGCAGCAAGCACAAGCTGAGGAAAGCATTGCGAAAAAAAGTCTGCATGATTGCAGCCTGTATGCTCCCTTTAGCGGAGTCATTGCAAAGAAATCCATTGATGCGGGAATGAATGTAGTTCCGGGAATAGAATCTCTCAAACTGGTTACCATTGATAAGGTAAACGTAAAGGTGTCTGTTCCGGAAAACGAGATTGCACGTGTAAAAAAGGGTGCAACTGCTCAAGTTAACGTGGCAGCGTTGAATCATAAATCATTTGAAGGCAAGATTGACGAAAAGGGAGTAATTGCCAATCCTCTTTCACATACTTACGAAGTTAAAGTAAAACTGAGTAATCCCCGCCGTGAACTGATGCCAGGAATGGTTTGTGAAGTATTTATTTCATCGCCCGACCAGCAGCAAGGTGGTATTCTTGTTCCAAACAGTGCCATTCAGATTCTTGATACAGGCGAACGGTTTGTTTGGCTGGCAAAGAATGGCAAAGCCGAAAGAAGAATCGTAGGAACTGGTGCACTG